In the genome of Aspergillus flavus chromosome 8, complete sequence, one region contains:
- a CDS encoding chloride channel protein — protein sequence MSSMPDSSTSPRSPSVLSERRNWRRLSGLSTSSTAQQPANGHSTAITEEISEIKRYEDFTTIDWVQDAVHEQARRRAKRRDGFGFWDQEGAFGWRRKVRESYDAGQAWLVITIVGAVIGFISAFLNIITEWLSDIKLGHCTTAFYLNESFCCWGAEGGCPEWKTWTSWWLLNYVIYICYAMLFALIAASLVKSFAPYAAGSGISEIKCIIAGFVMKGFLGAWTLLIKSIALPLAIASGLSVGKEGPSVHFAVCAGNVISRLFSKYKQSASKTREVLTATAAAGVAVAFGSPIGGVLFSLEEMASYFPLKTLWRSYFCALVATGVLAAMNPFRTGQLVMFQVQYDRTWHFFELIFFIFLGVFGGLYGAFVIKWNLRVQAFRKKYLSQHAVMESVVLAAITAVLCYPNMFLKINMTEMMEILFRECEGGHDYHGLCESKNRWPLVGSLAIATILRIFLVIISYGCKVPAGIFVPSMAIGASFGRLVGVLVQALHERFPDSAFFAACEPDVPCITPGTYAFLGAGAALSGIMHLTISVTVIMFELTGALTYILPTMIVVGVTKAVSGRFGNGGIADRMIWSNGFPFLDNKEDHVFNAPVSHAMTADPVTLPASDFPVREAEHLLNDNKFQGFPIVDNRTKKTLVGYIGRTELRYAIDRARAEGILSPNARCVFTKEAAEASVARRASSSSPHHLAPDTFDAIQQTVGSSFVDFSRYADHTPLTVHPRLPLETVIEIFKKIGPRVILVEHRGRLTGLVTVKDCLKYQFKVEAQEHALAATQASEGPLGDQTSARSSDTLEERVWNFIQRVGSKLPRWRPAGRVALSDRHEGRGISTGTDDENDRLMELEERQ from the exons ATGAGCTCAATGCCTGACTCATCAACCTCCCCGCGTTCACCCTCAGTACTATCTGAGCGTCGGAATTGGAGAAGGCTATCAGGCTTATCCACGTCCTCGACCGCCCAGCAACCAGCCAACGGTCACTCCACCGCAATCACAGAAGAGATCAGCGAGATCAAACGATACGAGGATTTCACAACTATCGACTGGGTTCAGGATGCGGTGCACGAGCAAGCGCGACGGAGAGCGAAGCGGCGAGATGGGTTTGGTTTCTGGGATCAAGAAGGTGCTTTTGGGTGGAGACGCAAAGTGCGCGAGTCCTACGATGCTGGACAAGCTTGGCTAGTTATCACGATCGTTGGCGCCGTGATTGGGTTTATCTCCGCCTTTTTAAACATTATCACCGAGTGGTTGTCGGATATTAAGCTGGGCCATTGTACAACAGCATTTTACCTCAATGAATCATTCTGTTGCTGGGGCGCGGAGGGAG GCTGCCCAGAATGGAAAACTTGGACTTCTTGGTGGCTCTTGAATTATGTCATCTATATCTGCTATGCG ATGCTATTTGCCTTGATTGCTGCGAGTCTGGTCAAATCGTTCGCCCCCTACGCCGCTGGTTCCGGTATTTCCGAAATAAAATGCATTATAGCTGGTTTTGTTATGAAGGGCTTCTTGGGTGCGTGGACGCTCTTGATCAAGTCCATTGCGTTGCCGTTGGCCATCGCTTCTGGCCTCTCTGTGGGTAAAGAGGGGCCTAGTGTTCACTTTGCCGTGTGCGCGGGAAATGTCATCTCGCGGCTCTTTAGCAAATATAAACAAAGTGCTTCGAAGACTAGGGAAGTCTTGACTGCCACAGCCGCGGCTGGCGTGGCTGTCGCGTTTGGTAGTCCCATTGGAGGAGTGCTCTTTTCTCTCGAG GAAATGGCGTCATATTTTCCACTCAAAACCTTATGGCGCAGCTATTTTTGTGCCTTGGTAGCGACCGGCGTGTTGGCG GCGATGAACCCATTCAGAACTGGACAGCTGGTTATGTTCCAGGTCCAATACGACCGTACCTGGCATTTCTTCGAgttaatattctttatttttcttggtGTTTTTGGTGGATTGTACGGGGCTTTTGTGATCAAGTGGAACCTTCGGGTCCAGGCATTCCGGAAGAAATATCTCTCGCAACATGCTGTTATGGAATCGGTGGTCCTAGCCGCAATAACGGCTGTGCTATGCTATCCCAACATGTTCTTAAAGATTAACATGACAgagatgatggagatcttGTTCCGGGAGTGTGAAGGCGGGCATGACTACCATGGCCTTTGCGA GTCCAAAAACCGGTGGCCTTTGGTTGGGTCGCTCGCCATCGCGACAATTCTTCGCATATTCCTGGTCATCATATCCTACGGTTGCAAAGTACCTGCAGGAATTTTCGTACCGTCGATGGCGATCGGAGCATCCTTCGGCCGTTTGGTTGGGGTCCTTGTCCAGGCGTTGCACGAACGTTTCCCTGATTCGGCGTTTTTCGCGGCCTGTGAACCGGATGTCCCATGTATTACTCCAGGAACCTATGCGTTCTTAGGCGCGGGAGCAGCTTTGAGTGGTATCATGCATTTGACAATCTCAGTCACGGTCATTATGTTTGAATTGACTGGAGCATTGACTTATATCCTCCCCACTATG ATCGTGGTAGGAGTCACGAAAGCCGTTAGTGGGCGCTTCGGCAATGGTGGCATCGCGGATCGAATGATCTGGTCCAATGGTTTTCCTTTCCTCGACAATAAGGAAGACCATGTTTTCAACGCTCCCGTGTCGCACGCGATGACGGCTGACCCCGTCACGCTTCCTGCATCCGATTTTCCAGTGCGCGAAGCCGAGCATCTTCTGAACGACAATAAATTCCAGGGCTTTCCCATTGTCGATAACCGAACGAAAAAGACCCTCGTCGGATACATTGGCCGCACGGAACTACGGTACGCCATTGACCGTGCTAGAGCAGAAGGCATTCTCTCCCCTAATGCCCGATGTGTGTTCACCAAAGAAGCTGCCGAGGCTTCAGTAGCACGCAGagcgtcttcttcctcgccacATCACCTAGCTCCTGATACCTTTGATGCCATCCAACAGACTGTCGGTTCCAGCTTCGTGGACTTCAGCAGATACGCGGACCACACGCCGCTGACCGTGCATCCGCGTCTGCCCTTGGAGACCGTAATAGAAATATTCAAGAAGATTGGACCACGCGTCATCCTCGTGGAGCACCGCGGCCGCTTAACCGGCCTTGTCACTGTCAAAGACTGTCTGAAGTACCAGTTCAAGGTCGAAGCCCAGGAACACGCACTTGCCGCGACCCAGGCTTCGGAAGGCCCATTGGGAGACCAGACGAGTGCTCGATCCAGCGACACGCTGGAGGAGCGCGTATGGAACTTCATACAACGTGTGGGCTCTAAATTGCCCCGTTGGCGGCCAGCGGGTCGCGTCGCCTTGTCCGATCGCCACGAAGGAAGGGGCATTTCCACCGGTACTGATGATGAAAACGACAGACTGATGGAATTAGAAGAACGGCAATAG
- a CDS encoding CBF/NF-Y family transcription factor — MPPKEKSTPDSAPSHEITGQSALPISRIKKIIQLDEDIVQCSSNATFVIAMATEMFIQYLTEQGHNVVKSERKPRKLIQYKDLATAVSRIDNLEFLSDVIPKTTTYKQFKEKKAKEAIREAEIEKGQRTLNGTVPHANGESEHQEELQAIEEKPSKSPRTPVVMHATGAVSTLVVDRTVDNQSRGDDGDVEMVDQ; from the exons ATGCCTCCCAAGGAGAAGTCCACTCCGGACTCTGCGCCATCCCACGAGATCACCGGCCAGAGCGCTCTTCCTA TTTCGCGGATAAAGAAAATCATCCAACTAGACGAAGACATAGTACAATGTTCAAGCAACGCTACGTTTGTAATCGCGATGGCTACA GAAATGTTCATCCAATATCTCACAGAACAAGGGCATAACGTCGTCAAATCCGAACGAAAACCACGAAAGCTCATCCAATACAAAGATCTAG CTACGGCGGTTTCGCGAATCGATAATCTAGAATTCCTCTCCGACGTTATCCCCAAGACCACCACCTATAAACAattcaaggaaaaaaaggccaaggaagcCATCCGAGAAGCCGAGATCGAGAAAGGACAGCGCACATTGAATGGAACGGTACCGCATGCCAATGGAGAGTCAGAGCACCAGGAGGAACTACAAGCTATAGAAGAAAAACCATCGAAGAGCCCTCGGACGCCAGTGGTCATGCATGCGACTGGCGCAGTGAGCACGTTGGTGGTCGATCGAACTGTTGACAATCAGAGCAGGGGAGACGACGGGGATGTGGAAATGGTCGACCAGTGA
- a CDS encoding ubiquinol-cytochrome c reductase iron-sulfur subunit precursor (cytochrome b-c1 complex subunit Rieske), with protein sequence MSLSSASSTLLRACARQQLPTSRAAIASCQQRRGVADASKSSFESPFTSAKESSTYKIPDFSKYASKKPPRSNQVFSYFMAGSLGLASAVGAKATVQDFLVNMSASADVLAQAKVEIGLASIPEGKNVIIKWRGKPVFIRHRTQDEINEANSIEWQTLRDPQADEDRVQKPEWLVMLGVCTHLGCVPIGESGDFGGWFCPCHGSHYDISGRIRKGPAPLNLEVPQYSFPDESTLVIG encoded by the exons ATGTCTCTCTCCTCCGCTTCCAGCACTCTGTTGCGCGCTTGCGCCCGCCAACAGCTGCCCACTTCTCGCGCTGCCATCGCCTCCTGCCAGCAGCGGAGGGGAGTCGCTGATGCGTCCAAGTCATCCTTCGAGAGCCCTTTCACCAGCGCCAAGGAATCCTCGACCTACAAGATCCCTGACTTCAGCAAATATGCCTCCAAGAAGCCCCCACGCTCCAACCAGGTCTTCTCTTACTTCATGGCCGGTTCCCTCGGTCTTGCCTCTGCTGTTGGTGCCAAGGCTACTGTTCAGG ACTTCCTGGTCAACATGTCCGCCTCTGCCGATGTCCTCGCTCAGGCTAAGGTCGAAATCGGCCTTGCTTCCATCCCTGAGGGCAAGAAC GTCATCATCAAGTGGCGTGGAAAGCCCGTCTTCATCCGTCACCGTACCCAGGATGAAATCAACGAGGCCAACTCCATTGAGTGGCAAACTCTCCGTGATCCTCAGGCCGATGAGGACCGTGTTCAGAAGCCCGAGTGGCTTGTCATGCTTG GTGTTTGCACCCACCTTGGTTGTGTCCCTATCGGTGAATCCGGTGACTTTGGCGGCTGGTTCTGCCCCTGCCACGGTTCTCACTACGACATCTCCGGCCGTATCAGGAAGGGTCCTGCCCCTCTGAACCTTGAGGTTCCTCAGTACAGCTTCCCCGATGAGAGCACTCTCGTCATCGGTTAA
- a CDS encoding putative mitochondrion biogenesis protein, with translation MQSMPLLLRQSLRSTATFTRTSRPLRSPLLSAVGPKPLPAGSDPRRQFSVCVQCQFRSQFALYSSNETEKLKDGKTAEKPADKDQPATGSSEGSSTIYLGAGSLEPPPSAKEGNVAEQVQQQEAKDDVKTQETESKGLPSYLENRRSQVSKQFTTMMDNLQSNIFVAGQRLNDLTGYSSIEALKKDIHTQEERLRAARLRVREAKDAYAAAINNRSTSQREVNELLQRKHAWSASDLERFTHLYRNDHTNEVAENEAQEALSAAERESEEAAAQLNKSILSRYHEEQVWSDKIRRMSTWGTWGLMGVNVLLFLIFQIAVEPWRRKRLVKGFEEKVIEAIEKEKAMHHVEILAPVNAAQEIPAAPSADSSAPVVAAAPSPAAEETASNAISTEVLDVPDSATPAPDTTTTPNSQNSLNDLLESAKLQLSRFPPPTSVESWRQYISDLFSDRNLVITQRDLSSLALQSAAAGAAIMGLVIALIRPR, from the exons ATGCAGTCCATGCCATTGCTGCTCAGGCAGTCCCTCCGATCAACCGCCACCTTTACAAGAACCTCTCGTCCGCTCCGATCacctcttctttccgccGTTGGCCCGAAGCCTCTTCCTGCTGGTTCAGATCCACGGCGACAGTTTTCAGTTTGTGTACAATGCCAATTCCGGTCGCAGTTTGCGCTGTACTCGTCCAATGAGACagagaaattgaaagatGGAAAGACTGCCGAGAAGCCGGCGGACAAGGACCAACCTGCTACGGGTTCGTCCGAGGGGAGCTCAACGATTTATCTTGGAGCGGGGAGCTTGGAGCCTCCCCCTTCTGCTAAGGAGGGCAATGTGGCTGAACAAGTCCAGCAGCAGGAGGCTAAGGATGATGTGAAAACACAGGAAACCGAGAGTAAGGGCCTGCCGTCGTATCTTGAGAACCGCAGGTCCCAGGTTTCCAAACAGTTTACTACCATGATGGATAACCTTCAATCCAACATTTTCGTGGCAGGCCAGCGATTGAACGACTTGACCGGTTATTCATCCATTGAAGCACTTAAGAAAGATATACACACTCAAG AGGAGCGACTTCGAGCTGCCCGCCTTCGAGTCCGTGAAGCCAAAGACGCATATGCAGCTGCCATCAACAATCGATCAACTTCACAGCGTGAAGTAAACGAACTTCTCCAGCGGAAACATGCCTGGTCGGCATCAGACCTGGAACGATTCACCCACCTCTATCGTAACGACCACACCAACGAAGTAGCCGAAAATGAGGCCCAGGAAGCTCTATCAGCAGCAGAACGCGAGTCCGAGGAAGCTGCCGCGCAATTGAACAAAAGTATTCTGTCCCGGTACCACGAGGAGCAAGTCTGGTCGGACAAGATCCGCCGCATGAGTACCTGGGGTACGTGGGGTCTGATGGGCGTGAacgttcttctcttcctgatcttccAGATCGCCGTGGAACCGTGGCGCCGGAAGAGGCTAGTCAAGGGTTTCGAAGAGAAGGTcatcgaagccattgagaaggagaaggccatGCACCACGTTGAGATCCTGGCTCCTGTCAATGCCGCTCAAGAGATTCCCGCCGCACCCTCCGCAGACTCATCCGCCCCTGTCGTCGCAGCTGCACCATCCCCAGCCGCTGAAGAAACAGCATCCAACGCAATTTCAACCGAAGTACTAGATGTCCCAGACTCAGCGACTCCCGCACCCgacacaacaacaacacccaACAGCCAGAACTCTCTGAACGACCTCCTCGAATCCGCCAAATTACAACTCTCGCGCTTCCCCCCTCCTACCTCCGTTGAATCCTGGCGTCAGTATATCAGCGATCTTTTCAGCGATCGCAACCTAGTCATCACCCAACGGGACCTGTCGTCCCTCGCTCTCCAGAGCGCGGCTGCTGGTGCAGCTATCATGGGTCTAGTGATTGCTCTTATCCGGCCGCGGTGA
- a CDS encoding putative stress response RCI peptide (unnamed protein product) has protein sequence MCGSDIFLAILAIFFPPVSVWIKVGICTADSIINLALCCLGYVPGLLHAWYIILKYPEQDPDDPYYEPVPGNAHRRDVENGHVTYYYVSHQQIQHPSQRGYGTVAPTTATPPLQQQSQSTPKPQNEPAAGSSGDQTQGDSRPPPTYAEAVKGDHKVQD, from the exons ATGTGCGGATCGGACATCTTCCTCGCGATCCTCGCGATATTCTTCCCACCGGTTTCAG TATGGATTAAAGTAGGCATTTGTACAGCAGATTCGATCATCAACCTTGCCCTTTGTTGTCTCGGCTATGTGCCGGGCCTACTACATGCCTGGTATATCATTCTCAAATATCCAGAGCAGGACCCTGATGATCCATATTACGAACCGGTTCCCGGTAACGCCCATCGAAGGGACGTCGAAAACGGCCATGTGACATACTACTACGTTTCTCATCAACAGATCCAGCACCCGTCTCAGAGAGGCTACGGCACTGTGGCACCAACTACGGCGACACCCCCCCTGCAACAACAATCACAGTCCACTCCTAAGCCCCAGAATGAGCCCGCAGCCGGTAGCAGCGGCGATCAAACACAGGGTGATTCGCGACCACCACCCACGTATGCCGAAGCCGTGAAGGGTGACCATAAGGTACAGGACTGA
- a CDS encoding cytochrome c oxidase, subunit IV/COX5b (cytochrome c oxidase subunit V), whose product MFLQSVSRAAARSSAMPTTAIRSYRTVSGPMACLNARPQPAKKSIAPQQTRASSEHAISNPTLAGIEKRWEAMPPQEQADLWMQLRDRMKVDWHQMTLQEKKAAYWIAFGPHGPRAQAPKGEGLRIAVKVAQLTAVSVALFYVIHLFAKPQPKTMSKEWQEASNEYAKAEKINPIYGISAEGYEGKGFVQSPPAEKS is encoded by the exons ATGTTCCTTCAGTCCGTCTCTCGGGCTGCTGCTCGCAGCTCGGCCATGCCCACCACTGCCATTCGTTCCTACCGCACCGTCTCGGGCCCAATGGCTTGCCTGAATGCCCGCCCTCAGCCTGCGAAGAAGTCTATCGCTCCCCAGCAGACCCGCGCCTCATCCGAGCACGCCATCTCGAATCCCACACTCGCCGGTATCGAGAAGCGCTGGGAGGCCATGCCCCCTCAGGAGCAGGCCGATCTGTGGATGCAGCTCAGGGACCGTATGAAGGTTGACTGGCACCAGATGACCCttcaggagaagaaggccg CTTACTGGATTGCCTTTGGTCCTCATGGCCCTCGCGCGCAGGCCCCTAAGGGTGAGGGTCTTAGAATTGCCGTTAAGGTCGCCCAGCTTACTGCTGTCTCTGTCGCCCTGTTCTACGTCATTCACTTGTTCGCTAAGCCCCAGCCTAAGACCATGTCCAAGGAGTGGCAGGAGGCTTCCAACGAGTATGCCAAG GCCGAGAAGATCAACCCTATCTACGGTATCAGTGCCGAGGGTTACGAGGGCAAGGGCTTCGTCCAGAGCCCTCCTGCTGAGAAGTCATAG
- a CDS encoding putative ATP synthase F1, beta subunit (ATP synthase F1-sector subunit beta), with product MFKSGLARTFGRAAFARPTPVARRVPSKINAFPSLARLASTEAGATGKVHQVIGAVVDVKFEGEKLPAILNAIETENNGQKLVLEVSQHLGENVVRTIAMEGTEGLTRGAAARDTGAPITIPVGPGTLGRILNVTGDPVDERGPVKATKYAPIHAEAPEFVEQSTEGEILVTGIKVVDLLAPYARGGKIGLFGGAGVGKTVFIQELINNIAKAHGGYSVFTGVGERTREGNDLYHEMQETGVIQLEGESKVALVFGQMNEPPGARARVALTGLTIAEYFRDEEGQDVLLFIDNIFRFTQAGSEVSALLGRIPSAVGYQPTLAVDMGGMQERITTTTKGSITSVQAVYVPADDLTDPAPATTFAHLDATTVLSRGISELGIYPAVDPLDSKSRMLDPRIVGQDHYDTATRVQQMLQEYKSLQDIIAILGMDELSEADKLTVERARKLQRFLSQPFTVAQVFTGIEGKLVDLKDTIRSFKAIINGEADDLPEAAFYMVGDLESARAKGEKLLAELENKA from the exons ATGTTCAAGAG CGGTCTTGCCCGGACCTTCGGGAGGGCTGCTTTTGCCCGGCCTACCCCGGTCGCCCGTCGCGTTCCCTCCAAGATCAAtgccttcccttcccttgcCAGGTTGGCCAGCACTGAGGCCGGCGCTACCGGCAAGGTTCACCAGGTCATTGGTGCCGTCGTTGACG TGAAGTTCGAGGGTGAGAAGCTCCCTGCCATTCTCAACGCCATTGAGACCGAGAACAATGGCCAGAAGCTCGTCCTTGAGGTTTCT CAACACTTGGGTGAGAACGTCGTCCGTACTATTGCTATGGAGG GTACCGAGGGTTTGACTCGTGGTGCCGCTGCTCGCGACACTGGTGCTCCCATCACCATCCCTGTCGGTCCTGGCACCCTTGGCCGTATCCTCAACGTCACTGGTGACCCCGTCGACGAGCGTGGTCCCGTCAAGGCCACCAAGTACGCCCCTATCCACGCCGAGGCTCCCGAGTTCGTTGAGCAGTCCACTGAGGGTGAGATTCTTGTCACTGGTATCAAGGTCGTCGACCTGCTTGCCCCCTACGCCCGTGGTGGTAAGATTGGTCTCTTCGGTGGTGCCGGTGTCGGTAAGACCGTGTTCATTCAGGAGTTGATT AACAACATTGCCAAGGCTCACGGTGGTTACTCTGTCTTCACTGGTGTCGGTGAGCGTACCCGTGAGGGTAACGATCTGTACCACGAAATGCAGGAGACTGGTGTCATTCAGCTCGAGGGTGAATCTAAGGTCGCCCTTGTCTTCGGTCAGATGAACGAGCCCCCAGGTGCCCGTGCCCGTGTCGCCCTTACCGGTCTGACCATCGCCGAGTACTTCCGTGACGAGGAAGGTCAGGATGTGCTGCTCTTCATTGACAACATTTTCCGTTTCACCCAGGCCGGTTCTGAGGTGTCTGCCCTTCTTGGTCGTATCCCCTCCGCTGTCGGTTACCAGCCCACTCTGGCCGTCGACATGGGTGGTATGCAGGAGCGTattaccaccaccaccaagggTTCCATTACCTCCGTCCAGGCCGTCTACGTCCCTGCTGACGATTTGACTGACCCTGCCCCCGCCACCACCTTCGCTCACTTGGACGCCACCACTGTCTTGTCCCGTGGTATCTCCGAGTTGGGTATCTATCCTGCTGTCGACCCTCTTGACTCCAAGTCTCGTATGCTCGACCCCCGTATTGTCGGTCAGGACCACTACGACACCGCCACCCGTGTCCAGCAGATGCTCCAGGAGTACAAGTCCCTCCAGGATATCATTGCCATTCTGGGTATGGACGAACTTTCTGAGGCTGATAAGCTCACTGTCGAGCGTGCCCGTAAGCTTCAGCGTTTCCTGAGCCAGCCTTTCACCGTCGCCCAGGTCTTCACTGGTATCGAGGGTAAGCTGGTCGACCTCAAGGACACCATCCGCTCCTTCAAGGCCATCATCAACGGAGAGGCTGATGACCTTCCCGAGG CTGCTTTCTACATGGTTGGTGACCTCGAGTCCGCCCGTGCCAAGGGTGAGAAGCTCCTGGCCGAGCTCGAGAACAAGGCCTAA